A DNA window from Myripristis murdjan chromosome 19, fMyrMur1.1, whole genome shotgun sequence contains the following coding sequences:
- the znf646 gene encoding zinc finger protein 646 isoform X1, whose amino-acid sequence MAVHEPGRTKGFPCKECGMVYPSMPSLLEHMDSHLRQEEQRKFKCDECGRGYRHAGSLANHKKTHDVGSFQCQICGKENSNALALKSHLRSHTSQKKYSCVECGKAFRLATQLATHERVHLARQAKEQSFRKVDMEYPTLENRHDVGNDYSHHLNDESGNTGIPTENSTTEDKMEAVHNAETETSDGANRPFRCDLCDKSYIHHRSLTNHKKTHQVGMFECTVCFKLFNNMAALYSHQRTHKTRSGADLSTMDVAYTGTPPNQFSPKSLDTQVNFCHLCQILFPNDKEFEEHIQMHNSSSVSFGLQDGLPENHNMPYDNSIASPESSFYASPVNNVPSVSSSMDNHGDFDQSQEQINNGHLYSDCSNNQTPSSTTQGQPSVMDVDPLNPALAHTQNADEAAEMEENLAADSDERRFKCQICGKSYRHSGSLINHKRSHQVGIYQCSICRKSYPHLAALRSHLRLHKAQPSSFSLNSEGDWLSSEPLTLENQQACFPSHEEEEDDTGLMLGIDQENALDHSNGVLYHEQFNQDFSQDMTVHLPHDEHLMQRHMCADCGETFADIAGIKSHSCPLLQQQHEATSNGYGSNINFQDRNGQCAIENPGDNLEFQGLNGNHDQSYFEQNFHENLNSDQLNGDGEADNSEEDDDGDLYQCSVCGNSYTSMRALRSHLRGHTQSHGTPASSVPSSMSSHEEVKDDEPGEMMICSTCGESFARRQDLITHQLLHSKTQAEDVSHLHNNNLDVSEGKQEEHSIICGSCGIFCASYHHLENHGCTAERRNESTNGEEKIKVNDVADCEEVKRIKENVDNEDRQYKCDQCGRSYRHAGSLLNHKKSHKTGVFRCLVCQKRFYNLLALKNHQRSHFDIKRHTCHECGKAFKIQKQLLNHLRRHKENQAKIQELNNQIQALMQMNGTRSDGGMHTLNANASQAFTPIPRRRQPSEEKKGQIKPETLVKSEDTGDSRPFACDQCGRTYRHAGSLVNHRNSHKTGEYYCSVCNNTYSNQLAMKNHLRTHFAYKKHSCQNCGKGFRGKKQLLAHVCADIRKDGTGGKKGLKTRAFKCKECKQAFLSVDQLAAHTCDGPSGNSDEQTDTSLNKEERPFTCNICNRSYRHAGSLLNHKNTHKTGHFSCTFCSKPFTNPMALRNHTRIHTQKKKYVCLTCGKAFRLASILHNHQKVHNRVASHFSCPACGKSFQGRSGLKRHRCRRGQDIAARVSVQHSESGDKCFMCDLCGRSYRHAGSLLNHKKTHSENLHHCTLCLQTFPDPLTLQIHSQMKRHCCPECGKTFCLIAHLQSHMEVHSKDRSVVCSPCQQSFPNTASYQQHQDMHHGAQGHYQQGMAEPMDNNLCWDSDINQTMGMPKVVPPLSHMPSSISDPQESNDTSGTEEKSHVCEHCGRTYRHAGSLLNHKNSHKTGSFFCSVCQKEFTNLMALKNHRRIHTEPKRYQCLECGKAFRVSTQLICHRRIHTKEKPFACLLCDKSFSSKSNLRHHQKMHQNTQAYDSSFSMDANTFMDLDMGSFL is encoded by the exons ATGGCTGTGCACGAGCCTGGCAGGACAAAAGGATTTCCTTGCAAAGAGTGTGGCATGGTTTATCCCAGTATGCCCAGCCTGCTGGAACACATGGACAGTCACCTCAGACAGGAGGAACAACGGAAATTTAAATGTGATGAATGTGGACGTGGTTACAGGCATGCTGGTAGCTTGGCTAACCACAAGAAGACACATGACGTGGGTTCATTTCAGTGTCAAATATGTGGTAAGGAAAACTCTAACGCTTTGGCCCTGAAGAGTCACCTCCGCAGCCACACTTCACAGAAAAAGTACTCCTGCGTTGAATGTGGGAAGGCGTTTCGTCTGGCTACACAGCTGGCTACGCATGAGAGGGTTCATCTCGCAAGGCAAGCGAAGGAGCAGTCATTTAGGAAAGTCGACATGGAGTATCCCACACTTGAAAATAGACATGATGTTGGAAATGATTACTCACATCATCTTAATGATGAATCAGGCAATACAGGAATTCCTACAGAAAACAGCACCACTGAGGACAAGATGGAGGCTGTCCACAATGCAGAAACTGAGACCTCTGATGGAGCAAATCGACCTTTCAGATGTGATTTGTGTGACAAGTCATATATACACCATCGAAGTCTGACCAATCATAAAAAGACTCACCAGGTAGGAATGTTTGAGTGCACGGTCTGTTTCAAGTTGTTCAATAACATGGCTGCCCTCTACAGCCACCAGAGAACTCACAAGACAAGAAGTGGGGCAGATCTCAGTACAATGGATGTGGCATACACAGGCACACCACCCAACCAGTTTTCACCTAAGAGCCTGGACACACAAGTAAATTTCTGCCACctctgtcagatactgttccccaaCGACAAGGAGTTCGAGGAACACATCCAAATGCATAACTCTTCATCTGTGTCATTTGGTCTTCAGGATGGCTTGCCAGAGAACCATAATATGCCGTATGATAATAGTATTGCTTCTCCTGAGTCAAGTTTTTATGCTTCTCCTGTAAATAATGttccttcagtgtcatcatcaaTGGATAATCATGGAGATTTTGATCAGTCACAGGAGCAGATTAATAACGGTCACTTGTACTCAGACTGCTCCAATAATCAAACGCCATCCAGCACCACTCAGGGACAGCCCTCAGTCATGGACGTAGATCCTCTCAATCCTGCCCTGGCACATACACAAAATGCTGATGAGGCAGCTGAAATGGAAGAGAACTTGGCTGCAGATTCTGATGAGCGCCGCTTCAAGTGTCAGATCTGTGGTAAAAGCTACCGGCACTCTGGGAGTCTAATCAACCATAAAAGGTCCCATCAGGTCGGCATTTACCAGTGTTCCATCTGCAGGAAGAGTTACCCTCACCTGGCCGCCCTGAGGAGTCACCTTCGGCTCCACAAGGCTCAGCCTTCCTCTTTTAGCCTCAACAGTGAAGGAGACTGGCTCTCCTCAGAACCTCTGACTCTGGAAAACCAACAGGCCTGCTTCCCCTCacacgaggaggaggaagatgatacTGGCCTTATGCTTGGAATCGATCAAGAGAATGCACTTGACCACAGCAACGGAGTATTGTACCATGAGCAATTCAATCAGGATTTTTCCCAGGATATGACTGTGCATCTACCTCACGATGAACACCTGATGCAGAGGCACATGTGTGCAGACTGTGGTGAGACATTCGCGGACATTGCAGGGATCAAGTCTCATAGTTGTCCTCTACTACAACAGCAGCATGAAGCTACTAGCAACGGCTATGGCAGTAATATAAACTTTCAGGACAGAAATGGCCAATGTGCCATTGAAAATCCAGGGGATAATTTAGAATTTCAAGGTCTGAATGGTAACCATGACCAAAGTTACTTTGAACAAAATTTCCATGAAAATTTAAATAGTGATCAGTTGAATGGTGATGGGGAAGCAGATAATTCTGAGGAGGATGATGACGGAGATCTTTATCAGTGCTCCGTATGTGGGAACAGCTACACCAGCATGAGGGCTCTTAGGAGCCATCTCCGTGGGCACACTCAGTCCCATGGGACCCCTGCAAGCTCAGTGCCTTCTTCCATGTCCTCCCATGAAGAAGTGAAAGATGATGAACCAGGAGAGATGATGATTTGCAGTACATGTGGGGAAAGTTTTGCCAGGAGGCAGGACTTAATTACTCATCAGCTTCTACACAGCAAGACCCAGGCAGAAGATGTCAGCCACTTACACAATAACAATCTAGATGTGTCTGAAGGCAAGCAAGAGGAGCACAGCATCATctgtggcagctgtggcatctTCTGCGCCAGCTACCATCATCTTGAAAATCATGGCTGTACAGCTGAGAGGAGAAATGAGTCAACAAATGGTGAAGagaaaattaaagtaaatgatGTTGCCGATTGTGAAGAAGTGAAACGCATCAAAGAAAATGTTGATAATGAAGATCGTCAGTACAAGTGTGATCAGTGTGGGCGGTCATATAGACACGCTGGCTCCCTTCTTAACCACAAAAAGTCCCATAAAACCGGAGTATTCCGTTGCCTTGTTTGCCAGAAACGCTTCTATAATCTCTTAGCCCTTAAAAACCACCAGAGGTCCCACTTTGATATTAAGAG gcACACTTGCCACGAGTGTGGGAAAGCCTTCAAAATTCAGAAGCAGCTACTGAACCACTTGAGGAGGCACAAGGAGAACCAAGCCAAAATCCAGGAACTCAACAACCAGATTCAGGCCCTCATGCAGATGAATGGGACCAGGTCAGATGGAGGAATGCACACCCTAAATGCAAATGCCAGTCAGGCTTTCACCCCCATCCCACGGCGCAGACAACcttctgaagaaaaaaagggtCAGATAAAGCCTGAGACGTTAGTCAAATCAGAGGACACAGGTGACTCCCGTCCTTTCGCCTGTGACCAGTGTGGGCGCACGTATCGCCATGCAGGAAGTCTGGTCAACCACAGAAACTCCCATAAGACTGGTGAATATTACTGCTCTGTGTGTAACAACACTTACTCTAACCAACTAGCAATGAAGAACCACTTGCGCACTCACTTTGCATATAAGAAGCACTCTTGCCAAAACTGTGGGAAAGGCTTCAGAGGAAAGAAACAGCTATTAGCTCATGTGTGCGCAGACATCAGAAAGGATGGAACAGGAGGCAAGAAGGGCCTAAAGACTAGAGCTTTTAAGTGCAAGGAATGTAAGCAGGCATTTCTGTCTGTTGACCAGCTGGCAGCCCACACTTGTGATGGACCATCAGGCAATAGTGACGAACAAACTGATACATCTCTGAATAAGGAGGAACGACCTTTCACATGCAACATTTGCAATCGCAGCTACCGCCACGCAGGCAGCCTCCTGAACCACAAAAACACCCACAAGACAGGACACTTCAGTTGCACATTTTGCTCGAAGCCCTTCACCAATCCGATGGCTTTACGCAATCATACACGTATCCATACccagaagaaaaaatatgtatgtCTCACGTGTGGAAAGGCTTTCCGCCTTGCCAGCATCCTGCATAACCATCAGAAGGTCCACAACCGGGTGGCGAGCCACTTCAGCTGCCCTGCATGTGGAAAGAGCTTCCAGGGCAGGTCTGGCCTGAAGAGGCACCGCTGCCGGAGGGGCCAGGACATCGCAGCACGAGTCAGTGTCCAGCATTCAGAGAGTGGAGACAAGTGCTTCAT GTGTGACCTGTGTGGGCGCTCCTACCGCCACGCTGGCTCCCTCCTCAACCATAAAAAGACACACTCCGAAAATCTCCACCACTGTACCTTGTGTCTTCAGACATTCCCCGACCCTCTCACTCTACAGATACACTCCCAGATGAAGCGACACTGCTGTCCCGAATGTGGCAAGACCTTCTGTCTGATTGCGCACCTACAGAGCCACATGGAGGTGCACTCCAAGGACAGGTCCGTTGTCTGCAGCCCCTGCCAGCAGAGCTTTCCCAACACAGCCAGCTACCAGCAGCACCAAGACATGCACCACGGGGCTCAGGGCCACTATCAACAAGGCATGGCTGAACCCATGGATAACAACCTCTGCTGGGATTCTGACATAAATCAGACCATGGGAATGCCCAAGGTGGTCCCGCCTTTGTCCCATATGCCAAGTAGCATTTCTGACCCGCAGGAGAGTAACGACACCTCTGGCACGGAAGAGAAGAGCCATGTCTGCGAGCACTGTGGCCGCACTTACCGCCACGCCGGCTCTCTCCTCAACCACAAGAACAGTCACAAGACCGGCTCCTTCTTCTGCTCCGTCTGCCAGAAAGAGTTCACCAACCTGATGGCGCTCAAGAATCACCGGCGCATTCACACAGAGCCCAAGCGCTACCAATGCCTGGAATGTGGCAAGGCCTTCCGTGTGTCCACTCAGCTCATATGTCACCGAAGAATCCACACCAAAGAGAAGCCCTTTGCCTGCCTGCTGTGCGATAAGAGCTTTTCCAGCAAGTCCAACCTGCGGCACCATCAGAAGATGCACCAGAACACCCAGGCCTATGACTCCTCCTTTAGCATGGATGCTAATACTTTTATGGACCTGGACATGGGGTCTTTTCTTTGA
- the znf646 gene encoding zinc finger protein 646 isoform X2, whose protein sequence is MAVHEPGRTKGFPCKECGMVYPSMPSLLEHMDSHLRQEEQRKFKCDECGRGYRHAGSLANHKKTHDVGSFQCQICGKENSNALALKSHLRSHTSQKKYSCVECGKAFRLATQLATHERVHLARQAKEQSFRKVDMEYPTLENRHDVGNDYSHHLNDESGNTGIPTENSTTEDKMEAVHNAETETSDGANRPFRCDLCDKSYIHHRSLTNHKKTHQVGMFECTVCFKLFNNMAALYSHQRTHKTRSGADLSTMDVAYTGTPPNQFSPKSLDTQVNFCHLCQILFPNDKEFEEHIQMHNSSSVSFGLQDGLPENHNMPYDNSIASPESSFYASPVNNVPSVSSSMDNHGDFDQSQEQINNGHLYSDCSNNQTPSSTTQGQPSVMDVDPLNPALAHTQNADEAAEMEENLAADSDERRFKCQICGKSYRHSGSLINHKRSHQVGIYQCSICRKSYPHLAALRSHLRLHKAQPSSFSLNSEGDWLSSEPLTLENQQACFPSHEEEEDDTGLMLGIDQENALDHSNGVLYHEQFNQDFSQDMTVHLPHDEHLMQRHMCADCGETFADIAGIKSHSCPLLQQQHEATSNGYGSNINFQDRNGQCAIENPGDNLEFQGLNGNHDQSYFEQNFHENLNSDQLNGDGEADNSEEDDDGDLYQCSVCGNSYTSMRALRSHLRGHTQSHGTPASSVPSSMSSHEEVKDDEPGEMMICSTCGESFARRQDLITHQLLHSKTQAEDVSHLHNNNLDVSEGKQEEHSIICGSCGIFCASYHHLENHGCTAERRNESTNGEEKIKVNDVADCEEVKRIKENVDNEDRQYKCDQCGRSYRHAGSLLNHKKSHKTGVFRCLVCQKRFYNLLALKNHQRSHFDIKRHTCHECGKAFKIQKQLLNHLRRHKENQAKIQELNNQIQALMQMNGTRSDGGMHTLNANASQAFTPIPRRRQPSEEKKGQIKPETLVKSEDTGDSRPFACDQCGRTYRHAGSLVNHRNSHKTGEYYCSVCNNTYSNQLAMKNHLRTHFAYKKHSCQNCGKGFRGKKQLLAHVCADIRKDGTGGKKGLKTRAFKCKECKQAFLSVDQLAAHTCDGPSGNSDEQTDTSLNKEERPFTCNICNRSYRHAGSLLNHKNTHKTGHFSCTFCSKPFTNPMALRNHTRIHTQKKKYVCLTCGKAFRLASILHNHQKVHNRVASHFSCPACGKSFQGRSGLKRHRCRRGQDIAARVSVQHSESGDKCFIYTPR, encoded by the exons ATGGCTGTGCACGAGCCTGGCAGGACAAAAGGATTTCCTTGCAAAGAGTGTGGCATGGTTTATCCCAGTATGCCCAGCCTGCTGGAACACATGGACAGTCACCTCAGACAGGAGGAACAACGGAAATTTAAATGTGATGAATGTGGACGTGGTTACAGGCATGCTGGTAGCTTGGCTAACCACAAGAAGACACATGACGTGGGTTCATTTCAGTGTCAAATATGTGGTAAGGAAAACTCTAACGCTTTGGCCCTGAAGAGTCACCTCCGCAGCCACACTTCACAGAAAAAGTACTCCTGCGTTGAATGTGGGAAGGCGTTTCGTCTGGCTACACAGCTGGCTACGCATGAGAGGGTTCATCTCGCAAGGCAAGCGAAGGAGCAGTCATTTAGGAAAGTCGACATGGAGTATCCCACACTTGAAAATAGACATGATGTTGGAAATGATTACTCACATCATCTTAATGATGAATCAGGCAATACAGGAATTCCTACAGAAAACAGCACCACTGAGGACAAGATGGAGGCTGTCCACAATGCAGAAACTGAGACCTCTGATGGAGCAAATCGACCTTTCAGATGTGATTTGTGTGACAAGTCATATATACACCATCGAAGTCTGACCAATCATAAAAAGACTCACCAGGTAGGAATGTTTGAGTGCACGGTCTGTTTCAAGTTGTTCAATAACATGGCTGCCCTCTACAGCCACCAGAGAACTCACAAGACAAGAAGTGGGGCAGATCTCAGTACAATGGATGTGGCATACACAGGCACACCACCCAACCAGTTTTCACCTAAGAGCCTGGACACACAAGTAAATTTCTGCCACctctgtcagatactgttccccaaCGACAAGGAGTTCGAGGAACACATCCAAATGCATAACTCTTCATCTGTGTCATTTGGTCTTCAGGATGGCTTGCCAGAGAACCATAATATGCCGTATGATAATAGTATTGCTTCTCCTGAGTCAAGTTTTTATGCTTCTCCTGTAAATAATGttccttcagtgtcatcatcaaTGGATAATCATGGAGATTTTGATCAGTCACAGGAGCAGATTAATAACGGTCACTTGTACTCAGACTGCTCCAATAATCAAACGCCATCCAGCACCACTCAGGGACAGCCCTCAGTCATGGACGTAGATCCTCTCAATCCTGCCCTGGCACATACACAAAATGCTGATGAGGCAGCTGAAATGGAAGAGAACTTGGCTGCAGATTCTGATGAGCGCCGCTTCAAGTGTCAGATCTGTGGTAAAAGCTACCGGCACTCTGGGAGTCTAATCAACCATAAAAGGTCCCATCAGGTCGGCATTTACCAGTGTTCCATCTGCAGGAAGAGTTACCCTCACCTGGCCGCCCTGAGGAGTCACCTTCGGCTCCACAAGGCTCAGCCTTCCTCTTTTAGCCTCAACAGTGAAGGAGACTGGCTCTCCTCAGAACCTCTGACTCTGGAAAACCAACAGGCCTGCTTCCCCTCacacgaggaggaggaagatgatacTGGCCTTATGCTTGGAATCGATCAAGAGAATGCACTTGACCACAGCAACGGAGTATTGTACCATGAGCAATTCAATCAGGATTTTTCCCAGGATATGACTGTGCATCTACCTCACGATGAACACCTGATGCAGAGGCACATGTGTGCAGACTGTGGTGAGACATTCGCGGACATTGCAGGGATCAAGTCTCATAGTTGTCCTCTACTACAACAGCAGCATGAAGCTACTAGCAACGGCTATGGCAGTAATATAAACTTTCAGGACAGAAATGGCCAATGTGCCATTGAAAATCCAGGGGATAATTTAGAATTTCAAGGTCTGAATGGTAACCATGACCAAAGTTACTTTGAACAAAATTTCCATGAAAATTTAAATAGTGATCAGTTGAATGGTGATGGGGAAGCAGATAATTCTGAGGAGGATGATGACGGAGATCTTTATCAGTGCTCCGTATGTGGGAACAGCTACACCAGCATGAGGGCTCTTAGGAGCCATCTCCGTGGGCACACTCAGTCCCATGGGACCCCTGCAAGCTCAGTGCCTTCTTCCATGTCCTCCCATGAAGAAGTGAAAGATGATGAACCAGGAGAGATGATGATTTGCAGTACATGTGGGGAAAGTTTTGCCAGGAGGCAGGACTTAATTACTCATCAGCTTCTACACAGCAAGACCCAGGCAGAAGATGTCAGCCACTTACACAATAACAATCTAGATGTGTCTGAAGGCAAGCAAGAGGAGCACAGCATCATctgtggcagctgtggcatctTCTGCGCCAGCTACCATCATCTTGAAAATCATGGCTGTACAGCTGAGAGGAGAAATGAGTCAACAAATGGTGAAGagaaaattaaagtaaatgatGTTGCCGATTGTGAAGAAGTGAAACGCATCAAAGAAAATGTTGATAATGAAGATCGTCAGTACAAGTGTGATCAGTGTGGGCGGTCATATAGACACGCTGGCTCCCTTCTTAACCACAAAAAGTCCCATAAAACCGGAGTATTCCGTTGCCTTGTTTGCCAGAAACGCTTCTATAATCTCTTAGCCCTTAAAAACCACCAGAGGTCCCACTTTGATATTAAGAG gcACACTTGCCACGAGTGTGGGAAAGCCTTCAAAATTCAGAAGCAGCTACTGAACCACTTGAGGAGGCACAAGGAGAACCAAGCCAAAATCCAGGAACTCAACAACCAGATTCAGGCCCTCATGCAGATGAATGGGACCAGGTCAGATGGAGGAATGCACACCCTAAATGCAAATGCCAGTCAGGCTTTCACCCCCATCCCACGGCGCAGACAACcttctgaagaaaaaaagggtCAGATAAAGCCTGAGACGTTAGTCAAATCAGAGGACACAGGTGACTCCCGTCCTTTCGCCTGTGACCAGTGTGGGCGCACGTATCGCCATGCAGGAAGTCTGGTCAACCACAGAAACTCCCATAAGACTGGTGAATATTACTGCTCTGTGTGTAACAACACTTACTCTAACCAACTAGCAATGAAGAACCACTTGCGCACTCACTTTGCATATAAGAAGCACTCTTGCCAAAACTGTGGGAAAGGCTTCAGAGGAAAGAAACAGCTATTAGCTCATGTGTGCGCAGACATCAGAAAGGATGGAACAGGAGGCAAGAAGGGCCTAAAGACTAGAGCTTTTAAGTGCAAGGAATGTAAGCAGGCATTTCTGTCTGTTGACCAGCTGGCAGCCCACACTTGTGATGGACCATCAGGCAATAGTGACGAACAAACTGATACATCTCTGAATAAGGAGGAACGACCTTTCACATGCAACATTTGCAATCGCAGCTACCGCCACGCAGGCAGCCTCCTGAACCACAAAAACACCCACAAGACAGGACACTTCAGTTGCACATTTTGCTCGAAGCCCTTCACCAATCCGATGGCTTTACGCAATCATACACGTATCCATACccagaagaaaaaatatgtatgtCTCACGTGTGGAAAGGCTTTCCGCCTTGCCAGCATCCTGCATAACCATCAGAAGGTCCACAACCGGGTGGCGAGCCACTTCAGCTGCCCTGCATGTGGAAAGAGCTTCCAGGGCAGGTCTGGCCTGAAGAGGCACCGCTGCCGGAGGGGCCAGGACATCGCAGCACGAGTCAGTGTCCAGCATTCAGAGAGTGGAGACAAGTGCTTCAT ATACACTCCCAGATGA